The genomic stretch TTTGAAAAAGCTGAAGATGCTGGCAAGAAAAAGAGGGATATCGTATAACGCCTATATACGCCTCTTGCTTGCCAAGGGTGTCGAAAAAGAAATACTCCAGAAATGATAAAAAAGGGCTCCCGAAACCTTTATTGTTCCGGATAATCGTTACCCCTGCCCCCTGTCCAGTGTCCGGTATTGAATCGCTTCGGAGACGTGGCTGCCCTGGATAGTTTCCGAGGCGTCGAGGTCGGCGATGGTGCGGCTGACTTTCAGGATCCTTGAATAGGCCCGGGCGCTGAGGCCGAGCGTCTGCATCGCCATGTCGAGGAGAGAATGAGCCTCTTCGGTGAGGACGCAGTGCTTCTTGATGTGGCGCGTCCTCATCTGGCCGTTGGCGAATATCCTGTCGTCTTTGAACCGCGCGAGCTGCCGCTCCCGCGCCTCGGTGACCCGCTGCCTGATCGTCCCGGACTTCTCTCCGGCATATTCGTTCGAGAGCTCTTTGTAAGGGACGGCGGGCACGTCGGTATGGATATCGATGCGGTCCATGAGCGGCCCCGACACCCGCGAGCGGTAGCGGTTGATCATCCCCGGCGTGCAGGTGCAGTGGTGGCGGGCGTCGCCGAAATAGCCGCAGGGGCAGGGATTCATCGCCGCCACCAGGACGAACTGGGCGGGATAGGCGACGGTCGCCACCGCCCGGGAGACGGTGACCATCCCGTTCTCGAGGGGCTGGCGCAGGACTTCGAGCACGTTCCTCTTGAACTCCGGCAGCTCGTCGAGGAAGAGGAGGCCGTGGTGCGCGAGCGAGACCTCGCCGGGCCGTGGCATCTGGCCGCCGCCGATGAGCGCGACATCCGAGATGGTGTGGTGCGGAGCGCGGAAGGGGCGGGTCGCGAGCAGCGACTGTCCGCTCGCGAGGAGCCCTGCAACGCTATGGATCTTGGTCGTCTCGAGCGCCTCTTCGAAGGTCATCGGCGGCAGTATCGAGGGGATCCTCCGGGCAAGCATCGTCTTCCCGCTGCCGGGCGGGCCGATCATGAGGATGTTGTGCCCTCCTGCCGCAGCCACTTCGAGCGCGCGCTTCGCATGCTCCTGTCCCTTCACGTCGCAGAAGTCGTCCTCATAGAGAGAATTCTCGGCCATCGCTTCCGCGATGTCGACGGTAAAAGGCTCTTTTCGCGAGATGTTGCCCAGGAATTCTATCGTCTCCGGAAGGTTCGTCATGCTGTAGACCTC from Nitrospirota bacterium encodes the following:
- a CDS encoding YifB family Mg chelatase-like AAA ATPase, with protein sequence MLSRTLSAYVIGIDAHPVEVEVDITSRGLPHFSMVGLPDAAVKESKDRIKAALKNIGFNFPLKQITVNLAPADLKKEGSSFDLPIAIGIVAAEEIIPTAALDEYLLAGELSLDGSIKPIRGALPMALEAKRRGLKGILLPKENAAEAAVVAGIEVYSMTNLPETIEFLGNISRKEPFTVDIAEAMAENSLYEDDFCDVKGQEHAKRALEVAAAGGHNILMIGPPGSGKTMLARRIPSILPPMTFEEALETTKIHSVAGLLASGQSLLATRPFRAPHHTISDVALIGGGQMPRPGEVSLAHHGLLFLDELPEFKRNVLEVLRQPLENGMVTVSRAVATVAYPAQFVLVAAMNPCPCGYFGDARHHCTCTPGMINRYRSRVSGPLMDRIDIHTDVPAVPYKELSNEYAGEKSGTIRQRVTEARERQLARFKDDRIFANGQMRTRHIKKHCVLTEEAHSLLDMAMQTLGLSARAYSRILKVSRTIADLDASETIQGSHVSEAIQYRTLDRGQG